The following DNA comes from Miscanthus floridulus cultivar M001 chromosome 5, ASM1932011v1, whole genome shotgun sequence.
taagtctcatgaatgcataagaaggatcatagATGATGTGATAGGGGAATGCACATGCTGCGATAATGAGGTTAAGTAacacaatgataacaatgctaactcctagtttactgagtaggtgtatatctttTCTCTATTCATTACCGATATTCTACACAAGACAATTTCTAAGCGACACATGGCAGTTACAAGTTTacctcataactaaagttctacttatccaaatgttgtgatcttggactttctggaaatcttataaaatttcctacaactcttatttaatcaccaaaagctaattcataatctatcctaaccaaaacatgCAATCTATCCAGTGTTATCCAGAAATTCCAAAGAACAAACATTTCGGGAGACTAACTTAAAACAGCtagaactcctaaaccctttggcctattgccctgaaattgtaacacaagatagatgaagaagtttcctacaactttgttattaaccatttctatagcaaacatcatttttactatGTAACGTGCCCAACAACAAAATCTATCTGAAAacatttctaaatcaaattataGAGAAACAATATTTttactacatgtaagcattcaaaatttgacatcaccaactataccaacagttcaggaacatcaaatacactcaataaAATATAATGGTAAGGCCCAatatattcatttaaatgcctttattaatttaattagataattagggaaaataacaaacatctaccaaatgtgcacaataaattctcagaaaattacagtggctttcaagtgctcccaatagactactgtaaaaattgcataccatttaatcatgtataacatcctttacaaaaatgacaagctagtaaggtctattttagtgaaaatagttaaccctatagaaaagtatcaaCCAACAGattacatatttttcctagcttcatattagtgacatattactatacaaaaattttcatagcaatatgttacatatttttatccctataattttccttagaaaataccatttattaatagataaatagaaagaccctacttcaatcaaatttacagcaagtttattatttttcctagctagagcatgttaacacaagaccaacaaaattgaaatcacaattttatgagatcctagctcaagatatctattttacaagattactaacattcaaaaagcacttatttaacTATATTTTAATTACcaagaaaaatactagaaattgtacatttcatatttttataaaacactatagttcatgaggattacaacaaaatttggttcactagaattggacatctagaactccacttatggTTTTTCAAAGTTGGCATACATTTCTGAAATAAATGAACCAGCATCTAAACCTAAGCCactgacagctggggccctcGAGTTAgccgggcccacatgtcataggCTCAAAGACAGAGTACCGGCGCTGACTGGCCGGAGTTCACCGATGACGAGCTCTCCGGCGATGGCACCGGCACCATAGTGATCCCTAAGCCATTCCGCACACACTGAGCTATCTAGATGGATCGATTGCGGACACAAAAGGTGATGGTGACgctcatggcggcacggtggatGCGGTCGACGATGAGCCGCCGGAGCTGACCAAGACAATCACGGCGAATGGCGGTCGGAGGCGGTCCGGCCACTAGCAGCGTGACACGGTGGTGAAATGATGGTGATGGCCATGATGCTACAAGGAGGCCTTACCGTGCGCTGCTAGCTAGTCAAGGCGTGCGGTGATGTGGTGGGAACACGGTGGAGCTACAACGGTGGTGAAGGAGCGACGTGAGCGAGCGGTGCGAGCTGGGTGGCTAGCAACGGCGTCGGCGGTGAGCGCTGCGCTGCTGCGAGCGGAGGCGCGAGCGAAGGAGGAGGCAAGAGAGGAAATGAGAGTGCACGGGAGTGAACGGGCGAGCGCGGGGCAGGTGATAGCGCATCGTGGCCCGACCGACCAGGCCGTCGGCGTTGTACGGCCGCCACACGACGGCCAGGTCCTACACTGGTCGGCCACTGATGGCTAGACCGAGTAGGCCATCAGAGCCCGCGCCCGAGCCTGACAGCGCCATTTGATGACAGAGCCCGCTGCCTGGCGCCGTGAATACACCAGCAGTGGTCGAGGCCTGACAGGGGCTGCTGCAGGAACGGAGGGACCTAGGGCGCCGGGGGCTGCAGCAGCGCCTggagctgcagcagcagcaggcgtagATGGAGCGGCCTACCGGGCTACAGCAGCGcctgaagcagcagcagcagcaggtgtaGAGGGAGTGGCCTGCCGGGCGCCTGATATTGGTGAAAGAACCTTGCCTGGCACCGGAGTGGCAGCTGCTGTCTCGACGGCTGCACCGTCACTGAATGCCACACGAGGACAGTCCGTGCAGGGTGCTGATGGCGTGCCGACAGGGGGTGCTGCACGTGGCCATGCAGGAACACCAATGGAGGTACCTGTAGAAAATAAAGGTAGTGGTGCACTGGGCATGGGATTAGCATCATCAGTTAGAAAATCGAAGTCCGCTGGATTGGGAGGAGTGGGCTACTGGGAAAGGGGGAACGAGTTCTCATCAAACACGACATGTCAAGAGATGAGAACACGATTGGTTTGAAGGTCGAGGCAGCGGTATCCTTTATGGTTGGAGGAATAGCCAAGAAAGATGCACAAGGAGGATCGAGGTGCAAGTTTGTGGGTGGCTATGGCGGAAAGGTTAGGATAGCAAGCGCAGCCAAAGACGCGAAGATGGTCGTATTGGGGCTGAACACCAAATAGGACAGAGTGAGGTGTGGAGGAGTGAAGGGTTTTGGTGGGTAGGATGTTGAGAACATGTGTGGCGACGTGTAAGGCTTCAGCCCAGTATGAAGGGGGCATGCAAGCTTGAATAAGAAGGGAGCGAACCGCATTATTGATGGTGCGGATCATGCGCTCAGCCCGCCCATTCTGAGATGAAGTATATGGACAGGACATGCGAAGGTGGATGCTGTTGGTGAGGAAGAAGGAGCGGGAGATAGAGTTATCGAACTCCCGGCCATTGTCACACTGGATAGCTTTTACTGCAGTGCCATACTGAGTGCGAACATAGGCGAGAAAGTTAGTTAGAGTGGTAAACGTGTTAGATTTGAGACGAAGAGGAAACGCCCAAACATAGTGGGAATAATCATCGAGTATAATTAAGTAGTATTTGAAGCCAGAAATACTAACAACTGGGGAAGTCCATAAATCACAGTCAATGAGCTCAAATAAATTAGAGGCCCGAGAAGATGATGTTTGAAACGGAAGACGTGTATGACGCCCTAACTGACATGCATGACAAATGGAACCAAGTTCTTTAGTACAGCCAGGAATAACAGAGGTGACTTTGGACAATGTGTCATGACTAGGATGGCCAAGCCGACGATGCCAAAGTGCAGGTGAGGAATCAGCAGCAAGGGCGGTGGCGCCGGGGAGATGTAATGGGTAGAGGGGCCCGGAGCTATTGCACCTGATGATCACCTTGTGAGACTCCAGATCCTTCATAGAACAACCAGCAGGGTCAAATTCAATAGCACAATTATTGTCAGTGGTAAACTGACGTACTGAaatgaggtttttaatgaggcgtgGTGAAACAAGAACATTATTGAGGGACAGGGAATCGGTGAGAGTGGTGGTGCCAGTGGCGGTGACAGGAAGTAAGGAGCCATCACCGACAATgatagaagaaggagaaggatacTGTGAAGAGTTAGGGTGTGAAAGAGTGCGAGAATCAGAAGTCATGTGGGAGGTGGCACCTGAGTCGAAGTACCAGTCATTGTTCGGCGGCTGCTGTAGTGTCATGGTGCTGAAGGTGGAAGCAAGGGATTGCTGATCGAAGGCCGCCGGAAGACCGGTTGGAGAGGTGTAGAAGCCAGGAGGAGCCGAGGTGCCGAAGAAAGGCACAGGAGCACCCTGCTGACCGTAGAAGGCAGCAGGAGAGGCCTGCTGCGGGTACTGCTGCTGAAACGGTGCTGGAGGGTGTTGCTGCGAAGCCAGGAAGGCTCCCTGTTGTGCCAGCAATGCCTGCTGGTGTGGTGGCTGGGTGGGTGCACTGCGAAGCAGAGGACGCGGCCCGAGGACAATGAGCCACGGGTTGTAGAGGGTGGGCCAAGACCCGCTCGCCCCTTGGTTGGGTGGAGCAGCCGTGCCTGAGCCGCCGCCTTTGCCGCCCCTGTGTCCACTGTTGCCGCCTCGGCCCCGAGCGCCGCGACGATTGTTTTTGCCACCAAAGCCACCCCCTTTGCCACCCCCAGGCTCGGTGTTGGGATGCCCAGAAAATTGCTGGGAGGCGGGACGAGGGGACGAGGAGCCGCTGCCTGTGCTGGCGACGAGAGCCGTGGGAGGAGACGGAGTCGGGGCCCCCATGGTAAGCTCCTCGAGAGTGAGCTCGTCGCAAGCCTCCAAGAAGGAAGGGAAGGGACGGCTGCGTCGAAGATGGCGGCCAACGGAGACAAACCGCTCGTTCAAACCTCGGATGAGATTGAGGACGAGGGAGCAGTCGCTGACGGGTTCACCCAGATCAGCGAGGTTGTCGGCGGTGGTCTTGAGAAGCTTGCAGTAGTCGGTGATAGATAGGTCCCCTTGGACAAGCGTGCGAAGTTTGGCGTCAAGAATGAGAGCGCGCGCCTCCCGGTTGCCGAGAAATTGGCTCTCAATGGCAAGCCAGGTGGTACGGGCAGTGTCGCCTTGGTCGCCGCGATGCCGGACAATGTCGTGGAGATTGTCGGAGAGGGTGCCGTAGAGCCAGGAGCGGACGACGCAGTCCATGCGTTCCCAGTCTGACGAGTTCAGGGGACGATCGTCCTGAAGAACATGGCCCTGAAGGGAGTACTTGCCCAGGGCGAGCAGGAATTGCTCGCGCCACCGAGCGAAGCTGCCGGAGGTGACGTCGAGAATGACGCGGACAAGATGACGGATGTTCTGGACGGCCACAACTTGGGCGTGCAAGTGAAGAACAGCAGTAGCCTCCTGAAGAGCGATGGCGGCCTAAACTGAGGTACGAGGGCCATCGAAGAGGGAGGACGCGTCCTCGTCGCGGTCCTCTGGCGGATCTTCAAGGTGAGGGTCGGCAGCGGCCCGCTCCTGGGCCGCGCGCTCCAGGGCGGCGCGGACGCACGCAGCCGCAACGTCGCGCTCGTGTGCCGCGGCGACGGCCTCGGCTTCGGCCTCTTCGACGCGAGTGAGAGCGGCACGACGGGCGGCAGCCTGGGCGGCGCGGGCGTCCTCCTGGCGCTTGCGCTCGGCCTCGTTGTGGGCGGCGCGAGCGTCCTCCTAGCGCTTGCGCTTGGCCTCGTTGTCAGCAGCAGAGGGGTGAAgggagccggccatggcggagAAGGGAGGGGCGGCGCAAGGGGCAGCAcgccggaggcggcggcgctaGAAGCAGCACGCCAGAGAAGCGGAAGGGAAAACGGGTGTTACCCGGACTCGTGATACCATGAGAGAGAGATAAACTCTGAATAGTATATGTTGATAGATCACAGATTACAAGGGATTACAATATATAGGTAGGAGAACTCAAGGGTTCAAGGTGTGAACACAACCTGGGAACCTAATTAACTCATACTAAATAGCACAAGTGCCTAGCCTGGCGCATGGCTGTATCCAGAGTCCAAGGCGCAGGCACAATAGTCTAGGAGGCAAACATAACTTGCTAACAGTTCCTTTACCTGCATCAAGGTTGAGAAAGCTACCAATAAGTTAATTAACAAAAAAGACCATGTGGCAATAAATATTATGTATAGACATCCTCTAAATTACCATTTGACCTCACTTAACAAATGTAAAAtccattttattttatatatattaaagAAAAACATGGAAGCACAGCAAAAATCAGAGCAACTTGAGAGATCAAGATTGATCATGACCCCAGGAACTAACCAAACCTGTCAAATTTTTCTTTATTTGATACATTCCTAACACAAATGGTATGGTGTCTAGTGTAATTTGCTCCGTGCCTGCTTGTTTTGGGGCATTTGGATCATAATGTGGCATGCAATGCTCAACTCCCTACGATCCTAAATATAAGTCCACTAGGAAATCGACACGGTCACCAATATTACACTTTGACTAATAATCTAAATAGAATATATTGCTGTAAATAGAAAGAGTTATATATTATGAAGTATGTTCCATGATTAATATACTAGCATCAACCTCATATTATAACTTTTTAGTCATTGAAGGCAAAGcctaaaaagtttgacttagcaCAAAGGCACAAGGCTAAATGGAGTTATATTTTGGATCCAAGGGAGTATATGGTACAATTGAGAGTTGTGATGGATGCAATTATTATGTAAGGTGGGTATATCTAAACAAACTGGTGCAGGTGGTGCCCTCTGTTGATAAAAATAAGGAAAACAACTATGCATAAGACAAGACTTGAGACAGCAAGAGATCCATAGaactgaagaaaaaaaaaactaccggACCTATAGCATGCCTATGTATTATACAGAACTCCAAAATCAATCAAAAGATGATTGAAAAACCAGTGTTATTCTCACATTTTACCTCAGCATGTGCTCTGGTAGTTTTTGCAGCTCTGCAAAAATCTTGGATGTTCTTTAGTGCCAGCAAGCCTCTTACAAATGTGTTATTCTCAGTTATCATAACAAAGGGCTGCTTCTCGGCGAGCATAAGATCTAGTGCCTCAATTAATGGAGTTGTCATTGAGACGGAGAAGTAGTTAGTTTTCATGCCCTCTGCAACAGTAAGATTTTTGAACATATTGTCCTCGTTGGCATCATAGACACAAAGGGAGCTTTCAATTTTACATAATTCTAGCGGCGAATCATCTGTATCCATGGAAGTGGCCTGTTTGTTTTGAGTGAGCATGTTGTTTGCTTGTTGAGGAATACTTGATTTATCCTCCTGAGAATCCAGCTTACTTCTTTTAGAGAACCTTTGAGGAGAAGCAATCCAGGATGATAACCCGACAGCCCCAAGCAAAGGTAGAACTATACGATAGTCTTGTGTAAGCTCAAAAAGTAGCAGGACAGATGTCAGAGGCACCTTGCATACACCAGCGAGGGTAGCTGCCATACCTACCTGTGAAGATTAAACAAAAAGGAAGAAAACATAAGCAGCGATCATATTTTCTGGTTAATATTGCTGCCCAAGATTATAATGTGCAAGTTTTATTGGCAATAAGTTGTGACAGGGAGTGGAAAGCTAGTTAACACTAGATATGGTACCTGTACATTGCAGCGGAAATCTAATAAGCCCCAATAAATAATGTTAAATTCCTATTAACTATCTTCACAACTATTTATTTTTTACTGAAAAATCAAATAGGTCATTAAACTACTAGCAATTATCTGGTGATGTCTTTAGAATGAATAGTTAATAGCAGGTGGTATTGTGACTTTGTGAGTAAATATATCGAATTATACGGGTAACAAGCTAATGGTATGGTGGGGCTTGTAAGAGGTGGAATTAAGATAATAACAATCTTGAACAGAGGACAACTGCATAACAATAATATTATCGTAATATATAATGATGGATATCAAGGGATTTGAGAATACAAAAAAAATGCAGATGAAAGAGCTGAATTTGGTAGACATGTTACCAGGCCATATGCTTGAGGTGATGCCACATCTAGGAATGGGACATGCAGCAGTGGTTCAGGGCCAGTAAATGTAAACCTCATGAATTTGCCATATGCCATCCCTGTAGCTGCACCAATAAAAAGAGATGGTGCATAGTAACCACCAACCAATCCAAAAGCCCTGCACAAagatgttgctaatattttcactCCAATAAGCTGAACTAATATGGTTGTTGAGAGGCCGCCTGTAAATGGTCGTGATTCCAGCAAGATATCAACATTTTCAAAGCCCCAGTACAATACTTCAGGGTACAAAAGTGCAAGGAGACCAACAATGAGGCCACCTAAAGCCGGAGATGCAGCCTTCGGTAACCCTGTTGCCCTTTGTAAACTTTCAACTGCCTCCATAGCAAGTGATGTACATCTTGATAATGCAATTGACACCAACCCACAGAAGACACCCAGCAAAACGTATAGAGGAAGTTCTGACATTTATGAAGTCATGTAAATATCCTCACACTTTCAATCTCTGGAGCATGAGAAACAAAATGTAAAAAGAGGATATCATTAAACAAACACCATAACTACCCTACCATCAGGAGGATTGTAAAGGCATTCTGTGACTGTATCAGGCAAAAGATGGTAGCACAGCTTATTATTTAGTAGTATCATGTTGGTGTAATATGGGTTTGAAGGACTTTTCTGCAAAAATGTATGGACAGAAAGGAGAGTTTGTATGCTCTCAGAGACAATATACACCACCTCCAATTCCCCAGCTAACTTATCAGGACAGAAGCATGTGCAATTTGAAACAAATTAATGCAAACATCATCTAGCTTACAACAATATTACATTTTGTATCATATTTCATCACTAAAAATTATGTGTAAGTGGATCAACAGTGCTACAAATTTCATAAGTACCTGTTGGGGAGCGAAAATCATATTCTGGGACAGTGAAAGCAGGATCAGAACCTAGACCAATCTCTGAAACAACAGATGCTATCACTGAACTGAGTATCACCATAGGTGTCGAGTTGGCAAGGGATGAGGAATCAGTAGAAGGCCACAAAACAGATTCCACGGCAAAAAAACACCCAGCAACAGCAGCATTAAAACCTAAAATACAAGGCAATAACCTAGAATATAAGTAAAATGAAATCAGAAAGAAGACAGAAAACTGCATAGACATGTTGAGTTATTCAGAATTTCAAGTATccatagaaggtgaatctaatgCAAGCTACTGGGTTAATGTCCCATATATCATGTATTACATCATGTATAGCTATCAGCATACCAATCTATTCAACAAGGTGATTAAAGAATTATCATACAGCGGCATTATGATGAGAAATTATAGGGGTAACTATCGACAATAGCCATAGGTAAGGCGATGAAATGATGATGTTAAGATGTTATGTTGGTGTTGGTGGCAATCATTTGACATTGACATGAAAAAATCCAGAAAACATTCTGAGCATGTTGAACTTTTCTTGAACACAGAGCATGTTCAACTTAAAAACGACAAGCATCAAAACTCTAGTTAGTAAAAGTTACCAGATGAGATCCCAGCTGCTGATCCTGCTGCCACAAGAGACAGCCTTTTCCCACCCTCCCACTCAAACACATTACCAAATCCTTTGGCTATTGCAGAACCAATTTCCACACTGGGACCCTCAGGACCCAGTGAATTGCCAGTTCCAAGTGTGAAAGATGCTGTCACAGCTTTCAAGAATGGTCTAAATGCACTCTTTATCTTGGACACAGGGGCATTTGAGTTAGTTTTGATATAACTTCTTAGTGCGTTCAATCCACCTACTATAACACCTCCACTGACCGGAACAAATATCACTCTCTGCCAGACTTCATCAATCGGCTCCTCCCTCAGCCATGAAGCGCCTCGCAAAGGAATACTGTCCCAAAATATGTCACGTATTTCATGAACCTATGGCAAGAAATATGGGCATCTTAAATCACAGTATGAGGTACTTTAAATGGACAGCACGTGAATTTAACAACCCCTCTTCACTCTTgagtactaaaatggatccaaGATGTTAAAGATTTCCGAGTGTGTCATTTAAACGTGACACAGACAACTTCAAGTTTATGCAACATACTTGAAGGGGTGAAAAAAGAGACTGAATTATAAACAAGGCAGAACAAGGGTGATCCTAACCTGTAAGGTTGGAGGACAAATGATTAAAGCCTGTAACCTTTTAGGTGGGAACTAATGCTTTTGAAATCCGAGGACTTGTcagaatatatatataatgtgACTGAATAGCATAGCAAACTAATTCAGCAATGCTGGATGTCAGAATTCGGAAGCATGGTATACAACACCAAACCCCACTCTTCAGTTGCCTTCAACCCATTCACCTCCGAAATTGAAGTCGTCAAAGTTACTACGGACTCCATTTTACGCGGCGAATGAAACCATCAAACTTGAGCTCGTGAGGTGGCTGCCGTACCGAGAGGTTGAAGAGCACAACGGAGACGCCGGTGAGGAGGCCCACGAGGCAGGCGGCGAGCGTGACGAGGTCGCGACCAGCCACTGGCTCCTCCGGGGCCGCCTCCACCTCCTGACCCCCGCTCGCGGCCCCGCTCTCGTCCTCCTCCACCGCTCGTCGAACGACCCGAAGGCGTGCGCTCCCGCCTCGCCGTGACAGCCCCAGGGAGCGGCCGCCCGCGCGGCGGAGCCTGAGGAGAGTGGGCGGGGAGTGgggcgaggcgaggaggagggggCTGCGGATGGCGCCATGGGGGCTCCGATCGCTCACAGGCTATCTCATTCTCATCTCGTGGAATCGTGATTTGGGCGCTGGCTCGCGAAGGCGAAGGGGGGATGAGGAACAGCACGCAGCCAAGCGAACGCCTGCTCCTCCGAGTTCGGAGTTCCTGACCTTCCCCGACGGTGGGAGCCGTTTTTTCCGGAGACTTCtccgtgtgccattataaaacatCATAATAAAAGATTGTAATCCTCTGTCAAAAATTCAGCGCTCTTCAACGTTATTACTATAACTTTTTCGTGTCCTTCGTGCCACTTCTGTCAGTTTGAACTCTAACGTCGTTAAACTACATgcgtgaaaagacgaaaatacccttaagttcaaatatattattaaatttttttttagcatcttaacgacttcaaatgaaaaaactcaaaactagaaagttgtagatctcgtcgagatctataattttcatacaaaattattttcatttaatttcgaaAAAAAATATgatgatatgattaatatatcttaaaaaaatcatattatttttttacggaattaaatgaaaaaaaattatataaaaattatagatctcgacaagatctacaactttctagttttgagttttttcatttgaagtcattaagatgctcaaaaaaattaataacatatttaaacttaagggcatttttgtCTTTTCATACCTGTAGTTTGATGGTGTTAGAGCCTAGACGAATGGAAGTGGCATGGAGAACATGAAAAAATTAAAATAGTGACACTAAAGACCACTGAATTTTTTCAAAGACACACAAAGAATTACGATTTTTTATAATGACACGTGGAGAAAAGTCTCTTTTTTCTGCGGTGGCCGTGAACCCGCGACGTGTCCCCGTTTATCCTCGGAGGTCGAAGCCTCGCTTTCTCTCTCCCCTGCCACACAACGGGAGAAGCACGTTGCAAAACAAAGATGGGCC
Coding sequences within:
- the LOC136455043 gene encoding chloride channel protein CLC-e-like — translated: MAASGGATPFVATAQSGVISTVKYLLDHGVGLMKADVKGHAVLHNVVCAGSNTIKLQPVSDRSPHGAIRSPLLLASPHSPPTLLRLRRAGGRSLGLSRRGGSARLRVVRRAVEEDESGAASGGQEVEAAPEEPVAGRDLVTLAACLVGLLTGVSVVLFNLSVHEIRDIFWDSIPLRGASWLREEPIDEVWQRVIFVPVSGGVIVGGLNALRSYIKTNSNAPVSKIKSAFRPFLKAVTASFTLGTGNSLGPEGPSVEIGSAIAKGFGNVFEWEGGKRLSLVAAGSAAGISSGFNAAVAGCFFAVESVLWPSTDSSSLANSTPMVILSSVIASVVSEIGLGSDPAFTVPEYDFRSPTELPLYVLLGVFCGLVSIALSRCTSLAMEAVESLQRATGLPKAASPALGGLIVGLLALLYPEVLYWGFENVDILLESRPFTGGLSTTILVQLIGVKILATSLCRAFGLVGGYYAPSLFIGAATGMAYGKFMRFTFTGPEPLLHVPFLDVASPQAYGLVGMAATLAGVCKVPLTSVLLLFELTQDYRIVLPLLGAVGLSSWIASPQRFSKRSKLDSQEDKSSIPQQANNMLTQNKQATSMDTDDSPLELCKIESSLCVYDANEDNMFKNLTVAEGMKTNYFSVSMTTPLIEALDLMLAEKQPFVMITENNTFVRGLLALKNIQDFCRAAKTTRAHAEVQPRKSHWWSSTTIYKRRVRKCSTRRFPMKASLRLIISWSSLIVSQQRS